Proteins from a genomic interval of Luteibacter pinisoli:
- a CDS encoding magnesium and cobalt transport protein CorA: protein MATLPLIPEPTTVSSSGGMIVNCVAYRTNGKRIGDISIDAISDVLKEPDTFVWVGLHEPDEALLLKLQEEFDLHDLAIEDAQLAHQRTKIETYGDSLFIVAQTAQLVGGNIAFGETQIFLGRRYFMTVRHGASLSYAPARRSCEQTPELLAMGPSYALYAVLDFIVDNFLPIVRDFRTELHELENDIFAETYNRQTIKRLYDMQRELMTLRLAVAPLQDIVAQLVRLHPHLIHDELRAYFRDIYDHVFRVNESISAMREMLGAAIGVNLALVTFGQNEVMKKLAGWAAMLAAPTLITSWYGMNFAHMPELDKPWAYPAITCLVACIVGGIFIMLKKNRWF from the coding sequence ATGGCTACCCTTCCCCTGATCCCCGAACCCACCACCGTCAGCTCGTCCGGCGGCATGATCGTCAACTGCGTCGCTTACCGGACGAATGGCAAGCGGATTGGCGATATCTCCATCGACGCCATCAGCGATGTGCTGAAGGAACCGGATACCTTCGTGTGGGTGGGCCTGCATGAGCCGGACGAGGCACTGCTGCTGAAGCTGCAGGAAGAGTTCGACCTGCACGACCTGGCCATCGAGGATGCGCAGCTGGCCCACCAGCGCACCAAGATCGAAACCTATGGCGACTCGCTGTTCATCGTGGCGCAGACGGCCCAGCTGGTCGGTGGCAATATCGCCTTCGGTGAAACGCAGATCTTCCTTGGCCGCCGCTACTTCATGACGGTGCGCCACGGCGCCTCGCTGTCGTATGCCCCGGCGCGCCGCAGCTGCGAGCAGACGCCCGAGCTGCTGGCGATGGGGCCAAGCTATGCGCTCTATGCCGTGCTCGATTTCATCGTCGACAACTTCCTGCCGATCGTTCGCGATTTCCGAACGGAACTGCACGAGCTCGAGAACGATATTTTCGCGGAAACCTACAACCGCCAGACCATCAAGCGGCTGTACGACATGCAGCGCGAACTGATGACGCTACGCCTGGCGGTGGCACCGCTGCAGGACATCGTCGCCCAGCTGGTGCGCCTGCACCCGCACCTCATCCACGACGAGCTTCGCGCTTATTTCCGCGACATTTATGACCACGTGTTCCGCGTCAACGAATCCATTTCCGCCATGCGCGAAATGCTCGGCGCGGCCATTGGCGTGAACCTCGCCCTCGTCACCTTCGGCCAGAACGAAGTGATGAAGAAGCTGGCGGGCTGGGCGGCCATGCTGGCGGCGCCTACCTTGATCACGAGCTGGTACGGCATGAACTTCGCACACATGCCGGAGCTGGATAAGCCCTGGGCGTACCCCGCGATCACCTGCCTCGTGGCCTGCATCGTCGGCGGCATCTTCATCATGCTGAAGAAGAACCGCTGGTTTTGA
- a CDS encoding DUF4105 domain-containing protein, with translation MRYPLLFLLALCLFPALARAGIVDAPASNIEISLLTYGPGDIYWERFGHDALEVRDTVSGEAIAFNYGVFDFDQDGFILNFARGIMAYRMDAETTASDVDFYKGEGRYVHRQVLALDDAQKESLRRFLLWNIRPENAGYNYDYYVDNCTTRVRDALDAALGGAISHQWAEVPGGMTYREQTARLMSNQAWLMLGMDLGLGPFADQPMNRWREAFLPMELEDLLNKTQVDGKPLVLKNEAVADATLVPPPDKAPDLRWPLLIAGLVLAVPLALPAFTRHRGARGVFVAAGTLYTVFVGVAGLFMLGLWTLTLHRSAWGNFNLLAYQPFALLVIPGIWRLRRAGRPMSRLASRVTGLSFAACVIAVLLHLWPDFPQRNMPWLLFALPCWAALFASLCRRHD, from the coding sequence ATGCGTTATCCGCTGCTTTTCCTGCTGGCCCTGTGCCTGTTCCCCGCGCTCGCCCGCGCGGGGATCGTGGATGCGCCGGCCTCGAACATCGAGATCTCGCTGCTGACCTACGGGCCGGGCGACATCTATTGGGAGCGCTTCGGTCACGACGCGCTCGAAGTGCGTGACACCGTCAGTGGCGAGGCCATCGCCTTCAATTACGGCGTGTTCGATTTCGACCAGGATGGTTTTATCCTGAATTTCGCGCGCGGCATCATGGCCTACCGCATGGACGCGGAGACCACCGCGTCCGACGTTGACTTCTACAAGGGCGAAGGGCGTTACGTGCACCGCCAGGTACTGGCGCTGGACGATGCGCAGAAGGAATCGCTGCGGCGGTTCCTGCTGTGGAACATCCGCCCCGAAAACGCCGGCTACAACTACGACTACTACGTGGACAACTGCACCACGCGCGTCCGCGATGCGCTGGATGCGGCGCTGGGCGGTGCCATCAGCCACCAGTGGGCCGAGGTGCCCGGTGGCATGACGTATCGCGAACAGACCGCGCGGCTGATGAGCAACCAGGCGTGGCTGATGCTGGGCATGGACCTCGGCCTGGGACCCTTCGCGGACCAGCCGATGAACCGCTGGCGCGAAGCCTTCCTGCCGATGGAGCTGGAAGACCTGCTCAACAAGACCCAGGTGGACGGCAAGCCGCTCGTGCTGAAGAACGAGGCCGTGGCCGACGCGACCCTCGTGCCGCCGCCGGACAAGGCGCCGGACCTGCGCTGGCCCCTGCTGATCGCCGGCCTGGTGCTGGCCGTGCCGCTGGCCCTGCCTGCGTTCACCCGTCACCGCGGTGCCCGCGGCGTGTTTGTCGCCGCGGGCACGCTCTACACCGTCTTCGTGGGCGTGGCCGGCCTGTTCATGCTCGGCCTGTGGACGCTGACCTTGCACCGCTCGGCCTGGGGTAACTTCAACCTCCTGGCCTACCAGCCGTTCGCGTTACTGGTCATCCCGGGCATCTGGCGGCTGCGTCGTGCCGGCCGCCCGATGAGCCGCCTGGCGTCACGCGTCACCGGCCTCTCCTTTGCCGCCTGCGTCATCGCCGTGCTCCTGCACCTGTGGCCGGATTTCCCGCAACGGAACATGCCGTGGCTGCTGTTCGCACTGCCCTGCTGGGCCGCGCTGTTCGCCAGCCTGTGCCGCCGGCACGACTGA
- a CDS encoding HlyC/CorC family transporter: MNEDPGSTNGPAHRSWWDRLGHLFSSEPRNRGELIEELRNAQVNGLLSNDTLTMVEGAIKVTELSVDDVMVPRAQIVSLPIDAPLPDILAAVVESGHSRFPVHGEDKDEVLGILLAKDLLKYFGKAECSDIRGLLRPAVLIPESMRLNVLLAEFRLTRNHMALVVDEYGGVAGLITIEDVLEQIVGEIDDEHDDEEDPILMLPLDNGALTVSALAPISDFNDETGAHFSDEEFDTIGGMVTSEFGHLPTVGEEITVGDFLFRVTEADDRRVQQFHVSRVGSEG; encoded by the coding sequence ATGAACGAGGACCCTGGTAGTACCAACGGCCCGGCTCACCGATCCTGGTGGGACCGACTGGGCCATCTGTTTTCCAGCGAACCGCGCAACCGCGGTGAACTGATCGAGGAGCTGCGCAACGCGCAGGTCAACGGCCTCCTCTCCAACGACACCCTGACCATGGTCGAGGGTGCGATCAAGGTGACCGAGCTCAGTGTCGACGATGTCATGGTGCCTCGCGCCCAGATTGTCAGCCTGCCGATCGACGCCCCCCTTCCCGATATCCTTGCCGCCGTCGTCGAGTCCGGCCATTCGCGCTTCCCGGTGCATGGCGAAGACAAGGACGAGGTGCTGGGCATCCTGCTCGCCAAGGATCTGCTGAAGTACTTCGGCAAGGCCGAGTGCAGCGATATCCGTGGCCTGCTCCGCCCCGCGGTGCTCATCCCTGAATCCATGCGCCTGAACGTGCTGCTGGCGGAGTTCCGCCTGACGCGCAACCACATGGCGCTGGTGGTCGATGAATACGGCGGCGTCGCCGGCCTCATCACCATCGAAGACGTCCTCGAGCAGATCGTCGGCGAAATCGACGACGAGCACGACGACGAGGAAGACCCGATCCTGATGCTGCCGCTGGACAACGGTGCCCTCACCGTCAGCGCGCTGGCACCCATCTCGGACTTCAACGACGAAACCGGCGCGCACTTCTCCGACGAGGAGTTCGACACCATCGGTGGCATGGTCACCTCCGAGTTCGGCCATCTGCCGACCGTGGGCGAAGAGATCACCGTGGGCGACTTCCTGTTCCGCGTGACCGAAGCGGACGACCGTCGCGTGCAGCAGTTCCACGTCAGCCGGGTGGGCTCCGAAGGCTGA